CGGCAGACCGACGCGGCTTGAAGAATCGGGCAGAGCATCCGAGAACTCCGCCTCGTTGAGAATCCGGTCTTCATAAGCCAGCACGCGCGCTTCACGCAGCAGGATGCGCGCCTGACTGTCCTCCACCTCGCGGCCGGTGGACCGGATATACAGCAGCACATCCACCAGATCGCCCGGGCGGACGAAACCGCCGACGGCGATCACATCGTTGATCTCCAGCGACATGGCCTGGAAGCCCGGCGGGATCGAGCGCACCAGCGTGTTGGCTTCGCGGAAATGGCGCGGGCCCAGGGTGGTGCCGGTCGGCACGTCGATGAGTGGGGCCTTGCCGACGACGTCTTCCGTGCGGGTGAAGTACTGTTCCGGCAGCACCGCCACCGGCACCAAGGCCACGGCGTCGCCCGGCACCGGCGCGTAGGCCGGCAGCGGCCTGACGGCGACCACGGCCATGGTCTGCGCAGCGGCCCCGGCACCCTGGGCGGGCGCGGTTGGCTGGGGCGCGACGATGGTCTGGCTCATGCGGTAAGCGATCAGGCCGAGCACGATCGCCAGCACGAAGGCCACCAAGGCCATGATCTTGAGCGCAGTACTGCTCATGTCGAGTCTCCCTTCTTCGTTCGGATGCCGGGACGGCTAGACACCGACCACCCCCCGCGCCACCAGTGTACCGGGCATGGGGGGTATCGGGCCGAGCGCCGGCAGGGGGATTTGCGGGAACAGGCCACTGAAGCTGAAGACCAGGTTGACGGTCACCACGCCGCCGATGCCGGTGGGCGAATCCGCCACCGTCACCTCGACCTTGGAGCCGTCGCTGCCGAGCACGCGCTCACGCTGCGCCGGCGGCAGGAAGTCGAGCACGCGCGTGGCTGTGGCCACCACCTCCGCCCGGACCGCCGCTTCATAGTCGGCGGGATCCTGTGCCGGGTCGACCTTGACCGCGGCTTCGGCCGCTTCCTGCGCGGCGAAGGTGATCGCCTCCTGCACGATGAACATGTAGGAGTAAACCACGATCCCGTAGATCATGAGCAGGAGCAGCGGCAGCATGATGGCGAACTCAAGCGCAGCCGCCCCCGACTCGCCGCGTCGGGAGTGCATGGAACGCGGGTCCGGCCGGTCAGCCGCCGCCGGGCAGCGCGTCGAGCACCTGCTGGAACAGGCCGTCCAGGCCACCGCCCAGCGCCGTCACCGTCAGGATGATGGCAACGGCGATCAGCGCGATGATCAGGCCGTATTCCACGGCGCTGGCACCCCGCTGGCTGCGCAAGCCCCGGTTCTGCATACCCCGCTTTGTCTGTGTGGTCATCCGACACCTCGCTTGTAGGGATTCACGGACCCTGTCATGTTCTTGATTCTTTTAACTCTATCCCAAAGATCGTGATGCGTCGCGCGCCTGCGGCGCGCGGTAAGAAGATAGCGCGCCGGCCCGGTGCCAGACATGGATGAAATTGACTAATGCCCCTGTACGCCATCGGCGATGTCCAAGGTTGCCTTGCTGAGCTGCTGCAGCTGCTGGAGCGACTGCGCTTCAGCCCTGACCGCGACCGGTTGTGGTTCACCGGCGACCTGGTGAACCGCGGCCCGGACTCCCTCGGTACGCTGCGCTTCGTTCGCAGCCTGGGCAGCGCCGCCGTCACCGTCCTGGGTAATCACGACCTGCATCTGCTGGCGGTGGCCGCTGACCCGCAGCGGCGCCGGCGCACGGACGACAGTCTGGACGCGGTGCTGCAGGCCCCCGATCGCGACGAGCTGCTGGACTGGCTGCGTCGTCAGCCGCTGCTGCATCACGACCCCGAGCGCGCGGTCACGATGGTACATGCCGGCCTGCCTCCGGAGTGGGACCTGGCCGCCGCCCAGGCTTGCGCCCGCGAAGTCGAAACCGTACTGCGTGCGGGCGACGGCACGGCGTTCTTCGGCCATATGTATGGCGACCAGCCGCGGCGCTGGGACCCGGCGCTGACCGGCTGGCCGCGGCTGCGCTTCATCGTCAATTGCCTGACACGCCTGCGCTACTGCACGCCGGACGGACGGCTGGCGCTGGAACACAAGGGCGCGCCGGACGGCCAGCGCGACGACGTGCAGCCCTGGTTCCGGCTGCCGGGGCGCAGGAGCCGTGGGCAACGGAT
The sequence above is a segment of the Nevskiales bacterium genome. Coding sequences within it:
- a CDS encoding Flp family type IVb pilin, whose amino-acid sequence is MTTQTKRGMQNRGLRSQRGASAVEYGLIIALIAVAIILTVTALGGGLDGLFQQVLDALPGGG
- a CDS encoding symmetrical bis(5'-nucleosyl)-tetraphosphatase — encoded protein: MPLYAIGDVQGCLAELLQLLERLRFSPDRDRLWFTGDLVNRGPDSLGTLRFVRSLGSAAVTVLGNHDLHLLAVAADPQRRRRTDDSLDAVLQAPDRDELLDWLRRQPLLHHDPERAVTMVHAGLPPEWDLAAAQACAREVETVLRAGDGTAFFGHMYGDQPRRWDPALTGWPRLRFIVNCLTRLRYCTPDGRLALEHKGAPDGQRDDVQPWFRLPGRRSRGQRIVFGHWSTLGQVAWDDERVWGLDSGCVWGGRLSALRLDTEPWELTQLPCPPYCRPVVD
- a CDS encoding TadE/TadG family type IV pilus assembly protein translates to MHSRRGESGAAALEFAIMLPLLLLMIYGIVVYSYMFIVQEAITFAAQEAAEAAVKVDPAQDPADYEAAVRAEVVATATRVLDFLPPAQRERVLGSDGSKVEVTVADSPTGIGGVVTVNLVFSFSGLFPQIPLPALGPIPPMPGTLVARGVVGV
- the cpaB gene encoding Flp pilus assembly protein CpaB, translated to MSSTALKIMALVAFVLAIVLGLIAYRMSQTIVAPQPTAPAQGAGAAAQTMAVVAVRPLPAYAPVPGDAVALVPVAVLPEQYFTRTEDVVGKAPLIDVPTGTTLGPRHFREANTLVRSIPPGFQAMSLEINDVIAVGGFVRPGDLVDVLLYIRSTGREVEDSQARILLREARVLAYEDRILNEAEFSDALPDSSSRVGLP